A window from Streptomyces sp. NBC_00271 encodes these proteins:
- a CDS encoding DUF1259 domain-containing protein: MIAKEVQPVLVALPRGGAKLGEARHHNLTDDPHLFFVHYWAVGDAVGLAKAIRRAVDTTNVVPMPGGAA, translated from the coding sequence GTGATCGCCAAGGAAGTCCAACCCGTCCTCGTGGCCCTGCCGCGCGGTGGCGCCAAACTCGGCGAGGCGCGCCACCACAACCTCACCGACGATCCACACCTGTTCTTCGTCCACTACTGGGCCGTCGGCGATGCCGTCGGCCTCGCCAAGGCCATTCGCCGGGCCGTGGACACCACCAACGTCGTACCCATGCCCGGAGGAGCCGCCTGA
- a CDS encoding DUF1259 domain-containing protein, whose amino-acid sequence MADKRQQDTHSRLTPSRRRVPTAAALAPALTGVPARACTLSAGPEDRSPAEPVMTKPADWAAEGDALGPTGDLRRFMFHTGLPRRYLTALPRGIRINRALVLGTRVSYVRHPDHSTLLLGDTVVTERELQIFRCPPQDRRRRPCDPAPETGRHRLRQLPAARRLKGRPQR is encoded by the coding sequence ATGGCTGACAAGCGACAACAGGACACCCACTCTCGGCTCACCCCGTCCCGGCGCCGTGTGCCGACCGCGGCCGCCCTTGCGCCCGCACTCACCGGTGTGCCTGCCAGGGCCTGCACCCTGTCCGCCGGACCGGAGGACCGCTCCCCGGCCGAGCCGGTAATGACCAAGCCGGCGGACTGGGCGGCCGAGGGCGACGCTCTCGGGCCGACCGGTGACCTGAGGCGGTTCATGTTCCACACGGGCTTGCCGCGCCGGTACCTCACGGCCTTGCCTCGCGGCATCCGGATCAACCGCGCGCTCGTTCTGGGCACGCGCGTGTCCTACGTCCGTCACCCAGACCACAGCACGCTTTTGCTGGGCGACACCGTGGTCACCGAGCGCGAACTGCAGATTTTCAGATGTCCGCCGCAAGACCGTCGCCGACGGCCCTGCGATCCTGCCCCCGAGACCGGTCGCCACCGCCTCCGTCAACTTCCAGCCGCTCGGCGGCTGAAAGGCCGCCCTCAGCGGTGA
- the map gene encoding type I methionyl aminopeptidase, with product MVEIKTDTALEAMREAGRVVAHALAAARAAAAVGVRLRELDEAARAVLTKAGARSPFLGYQPSFAPTPFPAVICASVNDAVSHGIPDDYRLCDGDLVSVDCGAELDGWTGDAAISFTVGTPRPADLELIAATQQALDAGIAAATVGHRIGDISHAISTVARKADCGMPADFGGHGIGRQMHEDPHVPNHGRPGRGFPLRHGLALAIEPMLMAGGRNDYHTDPDGWTLRTIDGSRAAHIEHTIAITEDGPRILTLP from the coding sequence ATGGTGGAGATCAAGACCGACACGGCACTGGAGGCGATGCGAGAAGCCGGACGCGTCGTGGCCCATGCACTCGCAGCCGCCCGCGCGGCGGCAGCTGTGGGAGTTCGCCTGCGCGAGCTCGACGAAGCCGCCCGCGCCGTTCTCACCAAGGCCGGAGCACGTTCTCCGTTCCTGGGCTACCAGCCCTCCTTCGCCCCGACCCCCTTCCCCGCGGTGATCTGCGCCTCCGTCAACGACGCTGTCTCGCACGGTATCCCCGACGACTACCGCCTGTGCGACGGCGACCTGGTCAGCGTCGACTGCGGAGCCGAACTCGACGGCTGGACCGGCGACGCCGCGATCAGCTTCACCGTCGGCACGCCTCGCCCCGCCGACCTCGAACTCATCGCTGCCACCCAGCAGGCCCTGGACGCCGGTATCGCCGCCGCCACCGTCGGGCATCGGATCGGCGACATCTCCCATGCCATCAGCACGGTCGCCCGCAAGGCCGACTGCGGCATGCCGGCCGACTTCGGCGGCCACGGCATCGGCCGACAGATGCACGAAGACCCGCACGTGCCCAACCACGGACGACCCGGCCGCGGCTTCCCCCTGCGCCACGGCCTCGCCCTCGCCATCGAACCCATGCTCATGGCCGGAGGACGCAACGACTACCACACCGACCCCGACGGATGGACCCTGCGGACCATCGACGGCAGCCGAGCCGCACACATCGAACACACCATCGCCATCACGGAGGACGGCCCCCGTATCCTCACCCTGCCCTGA
- a CDS encoding cytochrome P450 → MTADNETNICPFDFSEALEFDPALADLMDRDTPTRIRLPYGDADAWLITGFDAVKQVTTDHRLSRAAIIGHDYPRLTPEPIVSPESINVMDPPHSSRVRQLASQAFTQQQVDGMRSRIIWLADVLLDKMEEDGSPADLVQYLSDPLPQHTILDLLGVEQEDWPQMQESVRQLLVVGAGNKEAAASAKADLTGYFAKLVEQRRTSPGKDLLSAMAAARDGKDQLDDRELAVMALTLTLSGQDTATCQISDIAYLLLTRPELMEHLRRRPESLTDVLQEMLRHIPFRKGVGIPRVALEDLELDGVQIRAGDFVHVSYLTANRDPKRFPDSHVLDPDRPYQPHMTFGWGGHRCIAVPLAMAEMEVAIGRLLKRFPGLRLAVPPEEVRWDTDTIRRFPLELPVAW, encoded by the coding sequence ATGACCGCGGACAACGAGACAAACATCTGCCCGTTCGACTTCAGCGAAGCCCTGGAGTTCGACCCTGCGCTCGCGGACCTGATGGACCGCGATACCCCCACTCGCATCCGGCTTCCCTACGGCGATGCGGACGCCTGGCTGATCACCGGATTCGACGCCGTCAAGCAGGTGACCACCGATCACCGGCTCAGCCGGGCCGCCATCATCGGCCACGACTACCCCCGGCTGACCCCGGAGCCCATCGTCTCGCCCGAATCGATCAACGTGATGGACCCGCCGCACAGCAGCCGTGTCCGCCAACTGGCCTCGCAGGCCTTCACCCAGCAGCAGGTCGACGGAATGCGGAGCCGGATCATCTGGCTCGCGGACGTCCTGCTGGACAAGATGGAGGAGGACGGCTCGCCGGCTGACCTGGTTCAGTACCTCTCCGACCCGCTTCCCCAGCACACCATCCTGGACCTCCTCGGCGTCGAACAGGAGGACTGGCCCCAGATGCAGGAGTCCGTGCGCCAGTTGCTCGTCGTGGGCGCGGGCAACAAGGAGGCCGCAGCGAGTGCCAAGGCCGATCTGACCGGCTACTTCGCCAAACTCGTCGAGCAGCGCCGGACCTCACCCGGCAAGGACCTACTCAGCGCGATGGCCGCGGCGCGAGACGGCAAGGATCAGCTTGACGACAGGGAACTGGCGGTCATGGCACTGACGCTGACACTCAGCGGCCAGGACACGGCAACGTGCCAGATCAGCGACATCGCATACCTGCTCCTGACGCGTCCCGAGCTGATGGAACACCTCAGGCGTCGGCCGGAGTCCCTGACCGACGTCCTGCAGGAGATGCTCCGCCACATCCCGTTCCGCAAGGGGGTCGGTATCCCCCGGGTGGCCCTTGAGGACCTGGAGCTGGACGGCGTACAGATCCGGGCGGGCGACTTCGTCCACGTGTCGTACCTGACGGCCAACCGTGACCCGAAGCGCTTCCCGGACTCGCACGTCCTCGACCCCGACCGGCCGTACCAGCCGCACATGACGTTCGGCTGGGGCGGACACCGATGCATCGCGGTGCCTTTGGCCATGGCGGAGATGGAAGTGGCGATCGGGCGTCTCTTGAAGCGCTTCCCCGGGCTGCGGCTTGCGGTGCCGCCGGAGGAAGTGCGGTGGGACACGGACACGATCCGGCGCTTTCCGCTGGAGCTGCCGGTGGCTTGGTAG
- a CDS encoding helix-turn-helix domain-containing protein, which yields MVRVPLSPQERQRGERFGILLRRARGDRSMVDVAAAAGVSAETLRKIETGRAPTPAFFTVAALAHALHLSLDDLAAACAEGAEGDEQAMPA from the coding sequence ATGGTGAGAGTTCCTTTGAGTCCGCAAGAGCGGCAACGCGGAGAGCGCTTCGGGATCCTGCTCCGCCGGGCCCGCGGTGACCGCAGCATGGTCGACGTGGCAGCGGCCGCAGGGGTGTCCGCCGAAACGCTCCGCAAGATCGAGACCGGCCGGGCCCCGACCCCGGCCTTCTTCACCGTGGCAGCCCTGGCCCACGCCCTGCATCTGTCCCTGGACGACCTGGCCGCCGCCTGCGCGGAAGGGGCCGAAGGCGACGAGCAAGCCATGCCGGCGTGA